The proteins below are encoded in one region of Nitrospirota bacterium:
- the mazG gene encoding nucleoside triphosphate pyrophosphohydrolase, with protein MSERFHKLVDLMASLRAPNGCPWDRKQTHESLKPYLLEETYEVLEILDRQDRAKLPEELGDVLLQVLFHSQIAAEAGSFTIEDVLEQLADKLIRRHPHVFGNGSTDTTPTNADQVVAKWEDIKRTERQASGRPDSVLDGVPQALPALLRAYQIQARAARVGFDWSHDTKGFEQILGKIEEEIQELRDAIRPLASNQTEPDARAAALRQEQIASELGDVLFSLVNLARFIKVNPEDALRQSANRFTQRFQFIEAQATKSGRSVEELSFAEMDRLWDEAKKQNPATLTKDTPS; from the coding sequence ATGTCTGAACGATTTCATAAACTGGTAGACTTGATGGCCTCGTTGCGCGCGCCGAACGGATGTCCGTGGGACCGCAAACAAACGCACGAATCGTTGAAGCCCTATCTGCTTGAAGAAACCTATGAAGTGCTCGAAATCCTGGACCGGCAGGACCGGGCGAAACTGCCGGAGGAACTCGGCGACGTATTGCTCCAAGTGCTCTTCCACAGCCAGATCGCGGCAGAAGCCGGCAGCTTTACCATCGAAGATGTGCTGGAACAATTGGCCGACAAACTGATCAGGCGCCACCCCCACGTCTTTGGCAACGGATCGACCGACACCACCCCGACGAATGCCGACCAGGTCGTTGCGAAATGGGAAGACATCAAGCGCACCGAACGCCAGGCGTCCGGCCGGCCAGACTCGGTGCTGGACGGGGTGCCGCAAGCATTGCCGGCCCTCCTAAGGGCCTACCAGATTCAAGCGCGTGCCGCTCGCGTCGGGTTCGATTGGAGCCACGATACGAAAGGCTTCGAGCAGATCCTGGGCAAGATCGAGGAGGAAATCCAGGAGCTCCGCGACGCCATCCGCCCCCTCGCATCGAACCAGACAGAACCGGACGCAAGGGCCGCAGCCCTGCGGCAGGAACAGATTGCCTCGGAACTCGGCGACGTACTGTTCTCCCTCGTGAATCTCGCCCGCTTCATCAAAGTGAACCCGGAAGACGCCTTGCGCCAATCCGCCAACCGCTTCACCCAACGGTTTCAATTCATCGAAGCCCAGGCAACCAAATCTGGCCGGTCGGTTGAAGAACTCTCGTTTGCAGAAATGGATCGCCTCTGGGACGAAGCCAAAAAGCAGAATCCCGCCACCCTTACCAAGGACACACCGTCATGA
- a CDS encoding DUF1844 domain-containing protein, with amino-acid sequence MSAEQEEGFVVRDRRGGTGSDRASTPSPAAPEAQPHQQAAPSDPHQGSGIPVTFSSFVISLGSSSMMLMGEQIDPHQPPMPANLPQAKDIIDLLSVLEQKTTGNLTTEEQAVLRDMLYALRMKYVSLTAKS; translated from the coding sequence ATGAGCGCAGAACAAGAAGAAGGATTTGTCGTTCGGGATCGGCGGGGCGGGACTGGGTCCGACCGTGCATCCACCCCTTCGCCTGCGGCGCCAGAGGCACAGCCCCATCAGCAGGCAGCACCCTCTGATCCACACCAGGGCTCGGGAATCCCCGTCACCTTTTCATCCTTTGTTATTTCTCTGGGCAGCTCTTCGATGATGTTGATGGGGGAACAGATCGATCCCCATCAGCCTCCAATGCCGGCGAACCTGCCGCAAGCGAAAGACATTATCGACTTGCTGTCGGTCCTGGAACAGAAGACCACAGGCAATCTCACGACGGAAGAACAAGCGGTGCTGCGGGATATGCTCTACGCCCTTCGGATGAAGTACGTGAGTTTAACCGCGAAATCGTAG